The Paenibacillus sp. MBLB1832 genome has a window encoding:
- a CDS encoding HlyD family efflux transporter periplasmic adaptor subunit has product MNLGRKKKWLIVALAAILCGAGTYYNVHNNAKPAVSAAEQTTMKVTKGAISASVSGTSQLDAKDKQNIVIPTEGIIKTMNLTQNQAVKKGDVLVELSVPSLETNLREAQVSLNQLQSDLAELQAEQGNMSVSAPMSGKISLNANFDVGSQVNKTTKIGTISDTTQFKVKLPFSLQEAVQLKKGAPVELSVEGYLLSKVGAVDTIGHEIQADANGNKVVLVDVLVDNDGTLSAGLKVKGSIGSGNTKVESSDQAALAYVRTASIFSEASGTVKTLKFKDGDTIKQGEQLLTLFNDDMQKNIVAKQSAIESQKIRVSDAQQKVDQLTIKAPFDGVFSADFANSKNNVLRNYPVGAQINANTTLGAVASLSTMQLAIAVDELDLTSVKVGQKVNVKVDAIARKTFTGQVTSVSNVGTTTNGVTTYDAVVAIPNTDQNDLKYAMTATAEILIQDKKDILVLPIQVVTTTRGKSTVTVKKADGTTEEREVQVGIRSKTQVEVVSGLTEGEEVVMPVRRATTTNQQQQGFPGGAFPGGAGGFQGGGGFQGGGTGGGFPGGGNAGGGGARQ; this is encoded by the coding sequence ATGAATTTAGGCAGGAAGAAGAAATGGCTCATTGTAGCCTTAGCTGCCATCCTTTGTGGGGCGGGTACATACTACAATGTACATAATAATGCGAAGCCAGCTGTGTCTGCAGCAGAGCAAACGACGATGAAAGTGACCAAAGGAGCGATATCGGCGTCGGTTTCGGGCACCTCTCAATTAGATGCTAAGGATAAGCAAAACATTGTGATTCCGACAGAAGGGATCATCAAGACGATGAACCTGACGCAGAATCAAGCGGTAAAAAAGGGAGACGTGCTCGTCGAGCTATCCGTGCCGTCACTCGAAACGAATTTACGAGAAGCGCAAGTGAGCTTGAATCAGCTGCAGAGCGATCTCGCTGAACTTCAAGCAGAGCAAGGGAATATGAGCGTATCAGCGCCGATGTCCGGCAAAATTTCGTTGAACGCGAACTTTGACGTCGGCAGTCAAGTGAATAAAACGACGAAGATCGGTACGATTTCGGATACAACGCAATTTAAAGTGAAGCTGCCGTTCTCGCTGCAAGAGGCTGTTCAGTTGAAAAAAGGCGCTCCTGTGGAGCTTAGCGTGGAGGGCTATCTGCTCTCCAAAGTTGGAGCTGTGGATACGATCGGTCACGAAATTCAGGCGGATGCGAACGGGAACAAGGTGGTCCTGGTCGATGTGCTTGTGGATAATGACGGTACACTTTCAGCAGGTTTGAAGGTGAAAGGCAGCATTGGCAGCGGCAACACGAAGGTGGAGTCCTCCGATCAGGCCGCGCTGGCGTACGTGCGAACGGCGTCGATTTTCTCCGAAGCTAGCGGAACGGTCAAAACGCTGAAGTTCAAAGACGGCGATACGATTAAGCAGGGTGAGCAGCTTTTGACGCTGTTTAACGATGACATGCAAAAAAATATCGTAGCAAAACAATCGGCCATTGAAAGCCAAAAAATCCGTGTCAGCGATGCCCAGCAAAAGGTCGATCAGTTGACGATCAAAGCCCCGTTTGATGGCGTGTTCTCAGCGGATTTTGCCAATAGTAAAAATAACGTGCTGCGCAACTACCCTGTAGGCGCCCAAATCAATGCCAATACAACGTTAGGTGCTGTAGCCAGCTTAAGTACGATGCAGCTCGCGATTGCAGTGGATGAGCTCGATCTTACAAGTGTGAAAGTAGGGCAAAAGGTTAACGTGAAGGTCGATGCGATTGCTCGCAAAACCTTCACCGGTCAGGTGACCTCCGTATCCAATGTGGGGACAACGACAAATGGCGTTACGACCTATGATGCGGTTGTAGCGATTCCGAATACAGATCAGAATGATTTGAAATATGCCATGACGGCCACGGCCGAAATCCTCATACAAGATAAGAAGGATATTCTCGTTCTTCCGATTCAAGTGGTGACCACAACAAGAGGGAAGTCGACAGTTACGGTGAAGAAAGCCGATGGTACAACGGAAGAGCGCGAAGTGCAGGTTGGTATTCGCAGTAAAACACAAGTCGAAGTGGTTAGTGGTTTGACCGAAGGCGAAGAAGTGGTGATGCCAGTTCGCAGAGCGACGACAACGAATCAACAACAGCAAGGCTTCCCAGGCGGGGCTTTCCCAGGTGGGGCAGGCGGGTTCCAGGGAGGTGGCGGATTCCAAGGTGGAGGAACTGGCGGTGGCTTCCCAGGTGGCGGTAATGCTGGCGGCGGGGGAGCGCGTCAATAA
- a CDS encoding ABC transporter ATP-binding protein — protein sequence MNIIELNDITKSYTRGAEELQILRGITLHIEEGDFVAIIGPSGSGKSTLMNTIGLLDSPTTGTYTLDGVATEKMSDNGLAQLRNRKIGFIFQQFNLLPKLTAMENVELPMIYAGIPAKQRKEQAKRMLEKLGMGERGHHKPSELSGGQQQRVAIARALAISPSLILADEPTGALDSKTGIEVLELIKELNQQGNTIVLITHDHHIADNAKRVVALRDGEIISDIRNNAWSVAVPKLEEAHL from the coding sequence ATGAATATCATTGAGCTGAATGACATTACGAAGAGCTATACCCGTGGTGCAGAGGAATTACAAATTTTGCGCGGGATAACGCTGCATATTGAAGAAGGCGATTTTGTTGCCATTATCGGACCCAGCGGATCAGGGAAATCGACGTTAATGAATACCATCGGGCTGCTCGACAGCCCGACGACCGGTACGTACACGCTGGATGGCGTAGCCACCGAGAAGATGTCCGACAACGGACTTGCTCAGCTGCGCAATCGGAAGATCGGTTTTATTTTTCAACAGTTTAACTTGCTGCCAAAATTGACCGCGATGGAGAATGTGGAATTGCCGATGATTTATGCGGGCATCCCTGCTAAGCAGCGGAAAGAGCAAGCGAAGCGCATGCTTGAGAAGTTAGGTATGGGTGAGCGCGGACATCACAAGCCGAGTGAGCTATCAGGCGGACAGCAGCAGCGGGTCGCGATTGCGCGTGCACTTGCGATTTCGCCGTCGCTAATTCTTGCGGATGAGCCAACTGGGGCGCTGGATTCCAAGACAGGCATCGAGGTGCTTGAACTGATCAAAGAGCTGAATCAGCAAGGCAATACGATTGTACTGATAACCCATGATCATCATATTGCCGATAACGCCAAGCGTGTCGTGGCGCTTCGGGATGGCGAAATCATCAGCGATATCCGCAATAATGCCTGGTCAGTCGCAGTACCGAAGCTAGAGGAGGCGCATTTATGA
- a CDS encoding ABC transporter permease produces MRIWELFQMAISTVRSNPLRTILTMLGVIIGVSSVITLVSIGQGTSKAIEKQYEGLGTNLLTVNLLGNGRATQLNYDELMTLEGTGGISSIAPTMTQGSTSIKYDRTTESYNVIGTNDRYLDLQKGRIAKGRFLAQADLDFRNHVAVIGSEVATKFFGKDDPIDQEINVKGYMYTIIGVLQTKGSNTAGTSLDSSVFVPLPTMSRDFKLGNIRTAYVEASSGDMVSRAQIVMEAYLFQKFKSTTGYTILNSSELISARQTASSTLTNQLVAVAAISLLVGGIGIMNIMLVTVSERTREIGIRKSIGAKRRNILLQFLVEATLISGMGGLIGLLVGIALSLAWPYINPSQQTSLSLNIGLYAFLFSALVGVIFGIYPANKASKLKPIDALRFD; encoded by the coding sequence ATGAGAATTTGGGAACTTTTCCAAATGGCCATTAGCACGGTGCGCTCCAATCCGTTACGGACGATTTTGACCATGTTAGGTGTCATTATTGGGGTTAGTTCGGTAATCACGCTCGTCTCGATTGGCCAAGGAACCTCGAAAGCCATTGAGAAGCAGTATGAAGGACTCGGAACGAACCTCCTAACGGTCAACCTTTTGGGGAACGGACGCGCCACGCAGTTGAATTACGATGAGCTTATGACCCTGGAGGGCACAGGGGGTATCTCTTCGATTGCACCCACGATGACGCAGGGCAGCACCAGCATTAAATATGACCGCACGACCGAAAGCTACAATGTGATTGGAACGAACGACCGGTATCTCGACTTGCAAAAGGGGAGAATCGCCAAAGGTCGATTCCTAGCCCAAGCGGACTTGGATTTCCGTAATCACGTTGCCGTGATCGGTAGTGAGGTGGCGACGAAGTTTTTTGGCAAGGATGATCCGATCGACCAGGAGATTAACGTGAAGGGCTATATGTACACCATCATTGGTGTGCTTCAAACGAAAGGCTCCAATACGGCTGGCACCTCCTTGGACAGCTCTGTGTTCGTCCCGTTACCGACGATGAGCAGGGATTTCAAGCTGGGCAACATCCGTACGGCTTACGTGGAAGCCTCCTCCGGCGACATGGTTTCGCGGGCACAGATCGTCATGGAAGCTTATTTATTTCAAAAGTTTAAAAGCACGACAGGCTACACGATTCTGAATTCATCCGAGCTGATCAGCGCCAGACAGACAGCTTCTAGCACGTTGACGAATCAATTGGTCGCTGTTGCAGCGATTTCCTTGCTCGTAGGCGGGATCGGGATCATGAACATCATGCTCGTGACCGTGAGTGAGCGAACGAGAGAGATCGGGATACGGAAGTCGATTGGGGCGAAACGCAGAAATATTTTGCTGCAATTCTTGGTTGAAGCGACGCTGATCAGCGGGATGGGCGGCTTGATTGGGCTCCTTGTTGGGATCGCCTTATCGCTGGCCTGGCCGTATATTAACCCCAGTCAACAGACGAGCCTTTCACTCAATATTGGGCTCTATGCATTCTTGTTCTCAGCACTTGTCGGCGTTATTTTTGGAATATATCCAGCGAACAAAGCATCAAAATTAAAACCGATCGACGCCCTGCGTTTCGATTAG
- a CDS encoding metallophosphoesterase family protein, producing MRTLIRFVTIGLLVGTVLLAGGQVQSRGNGQELGQGQKMNDEAQTAAPLFSFSVLSDLHVTSTDKVSQLLLKQALMDHHELRPDSKLLVLNGDLTNGSEADYRSLLALLSRQPHAPAHATMGNHDFYGVWHTPDGDKMDYTKLNPSWSSARAVALFDRMWGYDKPYHELVVDGYRFLFLSGEAYRDVDASINEDAYLSAAQLSWLRERLAAAAAEPGKPVFVFLHQPLPGTVDGSDLELGVVQHQELRALLDAHPNVILFSGHTHWNIETTNQVKQLKFLAASSASIRQVWSAKNEPETRALSQSLIVDVYPDRVVILRREHTEKRWIEPSIAKGYDVK from the coding sequence ATGAGAACGCTTATACGGTTCGTTACGATAGGGTTATTGGTGGGGACGGTTTTGTTGGCGGGGGGACAGGTACAGAGTCGAGGGAATGGGCAAGAGCTTGGGCAAGGACAAAAGATGAATGATGAGGCTCAAACGGCTGCGCCTTTGTTTTCGTTCTCGGTGTTGAGTGATCTACATGTCACTTCAACGGATAAGGTCTCCCAGCTGCTGCTGAAGCAAGCGCTCATGGATCACCATGAGCTGCGGCCGGACAGCAAGCTGCTTGTCCTGAACGGTGACCTCACGAACGGCAGTGAGGCCGATTATCGCAGCTTGCTGGCGCTGCTCAGCCGCCAGCCCCATGCCCCTGCCCACGCGACGATGGGCAACCATGATTTCTACGGCGTGTGGCACACGCCGGATGGGGACAAGATGGATTACACGAAGTTGAATCCATCTTGGTCGAGTGCGCGTGCGGTCGCGTTATTCGACCGCATGTGGGGCTACGACAAGCCGTATCACGAGCTTGTCGTAGATGGGTACCGCTTCCTGTTCCTTAGCGGGGAAGCGTACCGGGATGTTGACGCATCCATCAATGAGGATGCGTATCTATCCGCCGCGCAGCTCAGCTGGCTGCGCGAGCGGCTTGCGGCGGCCGCGGCTGAGCCCGGCAAGCCCGTGTTTGTGTTCCTGCACCAGCCGCTGCCAGGCACGGTGGATGGCTCGGATCTGGAGCTGGGCGTCGTCCAGCACCAGGAACTGCGCGCGCTGCTGGACGCGCACCCGAATGTGATTTTGTTCAGTGGGCATACCCACTGGAACATTGAAACAACCAACCAGGTGAAACAGTTGAAGTTTCTCGCCGCTTCGAGCGCCTCCATCCGTCAGGTATGGAGCGCGAAGAACGAGCCTGAGACGCGGGCGCTGAGTCAGAGCCTCATCGTCGACGTGTACCCCGATCGCGTCGTCATTTTGCGCCGCGAGCATACCGAAAAGCGATGGATCGAACCGTCCATCGCCAAGGGGTATGATGTGAAGTAG
- a CDS encoding GntR family transcriptional regulator: protein MGFMMDDSRPIFVQIAEGIEDDIIESRMPEESQVPSTNQFAAFYQINPATAAKGVNLLVDQGILYKKRGIGMFVAGGARAKLMEKRKELFYEQYVVTMIREAEKLGITVEQLTEMVRRGEKG from the coding sequence GTGGGATTTATGATGGACGATAGCCGCCCGATTTTTGTGCAAATCGCAGAGGGGATCGAAGATGACATTATCGAATCACGGATGCCAGAGGAATCGCAGGTACCTTCTACGAATCAATTTGCAGCTTTTTATCAAATTAATCCAGCAACGGCGGCAAAAGGTGTGAATCTGCTCGTGGACCAAGGGATTTTATACAAAAAGCGTGGAATTGGCATGTTTGTAGCGGGGGGAGCGCGAGCGAAGCTGATGGAGAAGCGAAAAGAGCTGTTTTATGAGCAATATGTCGTGACGATGATTCGAGAAGCTGAGAAGCTGGGGATCACGGTGGAGCAATTGACGGAAATGGTGCGGAGAGGGGAGAAGGGCTGA
- a CDS encoding ABC transporter ATP-binding protein, which yields MTGNVVEVKGLTKAYGKVKAVDEVSFTVEANKIYGLLGRNGAGKTTIMHIISAQQFATSGELKVFGEEPFENSRVLNQICFIKESQKYPDSFRIIDVLEVAKSLYEGWDDDFAHALVEDFRLPIKRKLKKLSRGMLSSVGIVVGLASRAPLTIFDEPYLGLDAVARALFYDRLLEDYAEHPRTVILSTHLIDEVSRLLEHVLVIDNGKLLLNEDADALRGRACTVSGLKSAVDAFVRGKEVLERSAIGSAATATLLGDLSTEDRSYAQELGLEFAPVSIQQLIVHLTRSQAAGKGSDFE from the coding sequence ATGACGGGGAACGTTGTAGAAGTGAAGGGCCTGACGAAGGCCTACGGCAAAGTGAAGGCTGTGGATGAGGTAAGCTTTACTGTGGAAGCGAACAAGATTTATGGCTTACTCGGCAGAAACGGCGCAGGCAAAACGACCATCATGCACATCATCTCCGCGCAACAATTCGCGACAAGCGGGGAGCTGAAGGTGTTTGGCGAGGAGCCTTTTGAGAATAGTCGTGTCTTGAATCAAATTTGCTTTATCAAAGAGAGTCAGAAATACCCTGACAGCTTCCGAATTATCGATGTGTTAGAGGTCGCCAAATCGTTATACGAGGGCTGGGACGATGACTTTGCCCATGCTCTAGTAGAGGACTTCCGTCTCCCGATCAAAAGAAAGCTCAAAAAGCTGTCCAGAGGCATGCTGTCCTCCGTTGGGATTGTGGTCGGGCTTGCGAGTCGCGCGCCTTTGACAATTTTTGATGAGCCGTATTTGGGGCTGGATGCCGTCGCTCGTGCACTGTTCTATGATCGGCTGTTGGAAGACTACGCGGAGCACCCGCGGACCGTTATTCTCTCCACGCATTTGATCGATGAAGTAAGCCGCCTATTGGAGCATGTCCTTGTGATCGACAACGGTAAGCTGCTTCTTAATGAAGATGCGGATGCTCTTCGCGGCCGTGCGTGCACGGTTTCGGGGTTGAAATCCGCTGTGGATGCGTTCGTACGGGGGAAAGAGGTGCTGGAGCGCTCAGCGATCGGTTCTGCAGCGACGGCAACTCTACTAGGAGACTTATCGACAGAGGATCGCTCCTATGCGCAGGAGCTTGGGCTCGAATTTGCCCCCGTATCGATTCAGCAGCTCATCGTGCATCTGACACGCTCACAAGCGGCGGGAAAGGGGTCTGATTTCGAATGA
- a CDS encoding SRPBCC family protein, with protein sequence MTTNKFEMTQNGSDVQLEITRIVNAPRELVYSVWTQPEHLAAWWGPTGMELTVKSLDVRPGGSFHYGMKSPEGFEMFGKFAYREVEAPVKLVYVSSFADAEGNVIRAPFSPVFPIEIINELTLTEEDGQTIITLRGGPINATEEELQFYASMKGSMEQGFGGTFKQLDDYLAGLTA encoded by the coding sequence ATGACAACGAACAAATTTGAAATGACACAAAATGGATCAGACGTTCAATTAGAGATTACACGTATCGTTAATGCGCCGCGCGAGCTTGTGTATAGCGTATGGACACAGCCTGAGCATCTCGCTGCATGGTGGGGTCCAACAGGTATGGAGCTGACTGTAAAATCTTTGGATGTCCGTCCAGGGGGAAGCTTTCATTACGGCATGAAGTCACCTGAAGGCTTTGAGATGTTTGGAAAATTCGCTTACCGCGAGGTAGAAGCACCTGTGAAACTAGTCTACGTGAGCTCCTTCGCTGATGCAGAGGGGAACGTGATTCGAGCGCCTTTCAGCCCAGTTTTCCCCATCGAAATTATTAATGAGTTAACGTTAACCGAGGAAGATGGCCAAACGATCATCACTTTGCGCGGCGGCCCGATCAACGCGACCGAAGAAGAGCTGCAATTCTATGCTTCGATGAAAGGGTCCATGGAGCAAGGGTTTGGCGGAACGTTCAAACAGTTGGACGATTACCTGGCTGGACTTACAGCTTAA
- a CDS encoding ArsR/SmtB family transcription factor, with amino-acid sequence MNTIFSALAEPHRLHIVELLRNGPLTVGEIVDRLGLSQPQVSKHLRVLHEAGLVEVHPIANRRVYKLQSQSLQAMDSWLGPFRRLWETQFDRMEAYLEALQAKDSKPTDE; translated from the coding sequence ATGAACACGATATTCAGCGCGCTTGCCGAACCCCATCGTTTACACATCGTTGAGCTTTTGCGAAACGGTCCTTTGACCGTAGGGGAAATCGTCGATCGTCTTGGCCTCAGTCAGCCGCAAGTTTCCAAGCACCTTCGGGTGCTTCACGAAGCAGGTCTGGTGGAGGTGCATCCGATTGCGAATCGAAGAGTCTATAAGCTGCAATCACAGTCGCTTCAAGCGATGGATTCCTGGTTAGGTCCCTTTCGACGCCTATGGGAAACACAGTTTGACCGAATGGAAGCCTATTTGGAGGCGCTGCAAGCGAAAGACTCGAAACCGACTGACGAATAG